From the genome of Biomphalaria glabrata chromosome 1, xgBioGlab47.1, whole genome shotgun sequence, one region includes:
- the LOC106078660 gene encoding ATP synthase subunit e, mitochondrial-like has translation MTYTATPQLVQISSMKMWPATPLNPPKQNISPLIRFSRWTALTAGVIYGIYRYNYLSTREVEIQKHENEIKERYRQKMEKIKQQRTEEEMALLGKEAGVASK, from the exons ATGACCTACACTGCTACACCACAGCTAGTCCAGATTAGTTCTATGAAAATGTGGCCTGCGACTCCTTTGAATCCACCAAAGCAAAATATATCGCCATTAATCAGA ttttctagGTGGACTGCTCTAACAGCAGGTGTTATTTATGGAATCTATAGATACA actACTTATCTACCAGAGAAGTAGAAATTCAAAAGcatgaaaatgaaataaaagaaaggtACAgacaaaaaatggaaaaaattaAACAACAGAGAACTGAAG AGGAAATGGCTCTTCTTGGTAAAGAAGCGGGAGTTGCATCAAAGTGA
- the LOC106078686 gene encoding E3 ubiquitin-protein ligase TM129-like — MVYSFASSENDTVLVLYTFIYLFFAGCFVAPPTEFVSAGVTIQNLLSHWLGSEDFHFIYYHIKRITATVIIHSILPLGYYLGLGLFAPELSLYNLDQLSILWSVYLIFSLVLLGFSLLLAIYWHGGNWDNHPLAKELKLLGGEGNSWRSVASSINVEFRRVDKFTSGIPSRLVAVTDSWIIKTSTYYVYIAHQNDIHLTLSDAEEHSLSYQNQMAVQYLNITVASIQPGLKPFTIRLNSLELGDLKEKLQAPIRNARNIVIQQSLSDRFLKSFKEFVDSNPIYVLPPTMEVEQCIGCMQKMSDVKLQKNCDNPEGGVPDNNCVQCFCRPMWCMECMGKWFASRQDHQRPETWLSSKSPCPTCRARFCVLDVCKIQTAQ, encoded by the exons ATGGTTTACAGTTTCGCCAGCAGTGAAAATGACACTGTACTGGTTTTATAcacctttatttatttattttttgctggGTGTTTTGTAGCACCACCAACAGAATTCGTTTCAGCAGGTGTAACCATTCAAAATCTACTATCTCATTGGCTTGGTAGTGAAGATTTCCATTTTATATACTATCATATAAAAAGGATAACAGCAACTGTCATAATACATAGCATTTTGCCATTAG GTTATTATCTAGGCCTTGGTTTATTTGCACCAGAGTTGAGCTTGTACAATTTAGATCAACTGAGCATCCTCTGGTCAGTTTATTTGATCTTCAGCTTGGTACTACTTGGCTTCTCACTGTTGCTTGCAATCTACTGGCATGGTGGGAATTGGGATAATCATCCATTGGCCAAAGAGTTAAAACTTCTTGGTGGTGAAGGTAATTCATGGCGGTCAGTGGCATCATCCATAAATGTGGAGTTCAGGCGTGTAGATAAGTTCACAAGTGGCATACCCAGTCGACTTGTGGCTGTGACTGATTCATGGATTATCAAAACCTCAACTTACTATGTTTATATTGCTCATCAGAATGACATTCACTTGACTCTGTCTGATGCAGAAGAGCATTCATTATCATATCAGAACCAGATGGCAGTACAGTACCTTAATATTACGGTGGCTAGCATTCAGCCCGGATTAAAACCATTCACAATAAG ACTCAACTCTCTAGAACTGGGAGATCTAAAAGAAAAGTTACAAGCACCTATCAGGAATGCTAGAAACATCGTTATTCAACAGTCactcagtgatagatttttaaaatcttttaaagagTTTGTGGACAGTAATCCTATTTATGTATTGCCACCTACCATG GAAGTTGAGCAGTGTATTGGCTGCATGCAGAAGATGTCAGATGTTAAGTTGCAGAAAAACTGTGATAATCCTGAGGGCGGAGTTCCAGACAACAATTGCGTACAGTGTTTCTGCCGCCCTATGTGGTGTATGGAATGCATGGGGAAATGGTTTGCCAGCCGTCAAGACCATCAGAGGCCAGAGACATGGTTATCTAGCAAATCCCCTTGTCCTACTTGTAGAGCTCGCTTCTGTGTCCTAGATGTGTGTAAAATACAAACAGCTcaataa
- the LOC106078689 gene encoding uncharacterized protein LOC106078689 isoform X1, whose translation MLIYNLLCELVTLGLSWVRDYLETENQLVRGFHKGRTYLIHRDIDCGLFAGLNLVHELFNDIITMVRDRINDIRKLVNGKRVFFMENLESDLFIEGFPGLQPFTRNRLRSYLKSDGESHANSYLLDAMLKVDNFPEKFIKFCDNYECCTDLRNLILEEGINFLNRTSSRLNSTSAHTCSFNSRNISSEASNGEHTQATMAIHKQSEQENNLNQNEIACEMNLDAARNMKEELIMPSSNEALVLQEDHNKQKDDAPCTLMAGLNNNSQGANKLSMLDKELSDLTSAGSQGSDDSYYLTDSDTTDCVEPNHEIDSLKETVPKNISECDDDTQYMSTLNVSEKGNNSKINTAIAAGKLTNDDALSSGIHGEGLEKEKQSMAVLNISNSSAEDGSNSNFSLSVMSEKLEPCSQTEVKKLFDGHCEEKECLDDFSTFTDSILSDFPEILKETCEEPGVSERSEAAASSDSAISQNGIPLSQSLIRE comes from the exons ATGCTTATTTACAATTTACTATGTGAATTAGTGACGCTAGGACttagttgggttagagactaCTTAGAGACAGAAAATCAGTTGGTGAGAGGATTTCATAAGGGTAGGACGTATCTTATCCACAGAGACATCGACTGCGGCCTTTTTGCTGGATTAAATCTAGTTCATGAATTGTTCAACG ATATTATAACCATGGTCAGAGACAGGATTAATGATATCAGGAAATTAGTCAATGGaaaaagagtgttttttatggAAAATTTGGAGTCTGACCTTTTCATTGAAGGATTTCCTGGTCTTCAACCATTTACAAGA AATAGATTGAGATCTTATTTGAAATCTGATGGTGAATCTCATGCCAATTCTTATCTTCTTGATGCCATGTTGAAAGTGGACAATTTTCCTGAAAAGTTCATTAAGTTTTGTGATAACTATGAATGCTGCACTGATCTTAGAAATCTTATTTTGGAAGAAGGTATTAATTTTT tgAACAGAACTTCATCAAGACTGAATTCCACATCTGCTCATACATGCTCATTTAATTCAAGAAACATTTCTAGTGAAGCTTCTAATGGAGAGCACACTCAAGCCACTATGGCCATTCATAAACAAAGTGAAcaggaaaataatttaaatcagAATGAAATAGCTTGTGAAATGAATTTAGACGCTGCACGCAATATGAAGGAAGAACTAATAATGCCTAGCTCTAACGAAGCTCTTGTCCTTCAGGAGGATCATAATAAACAAAAGGATGATGCTCCATGCACTTTGATGGCAGGTTTAAATAATAACAGCCAAGGTGCTAATAAACTTTCAATGCTTGATAAGGAACTCAGTGATTTAACAAGTGCCGGTAGTCAAGGATCTGATGATTCATATTATTTGACAGACTCTGACACAACTGACTGTGTTGAACCAAACCATGAAATTGATAGCCTCAAAGAAACTGTCCCAAAAAATATATCTGAATGTGATGATGACACCCAATACATGTCAACATTAAATGTTTCAGAAAAAGGGAACAATTCTAAAATTAATACTGCCATTGCTGCTGGAAAACTGACAAATGATGATGCTTTATCCAGTGGCATCCACGGGGAAGGTCTAGAGAAAGAAAAGCAATCTATGGCTGTTCTCAATATTTCCAATAGTTCAGCAGAAGATGGATCAAATAGCAACTTTTCACTATCTGTGATGTCTGAAAAGCTGGAGCCATGTTCACAAACGGAAGTGAAAAAACTGTTTGATGGACACTGTgaagaaaaagaatgtttagATGATTTTTCCACATTTACAGATTCTATACTTAGTGATTTCCCAGAAATTCTTAAAGAGACTTGTGAAGAACCAGGTGTATCTGAGAGAAGTGAAGCTGCTGCTTCTTCTGATTCAGCCATTTCTCAGAATGGGATTCCTTTATCACAGTCTTTGATACGTGAATAG
- the LOC106078689 gene encoding uncharacterized protein LOC106078689 isoform X2 → MLIYNLLCELVTLGLSWVRDYLETENQLVRGFHKGRTYLIHRDIDCGLFAGLNLVHELFNDIITMVRDRINDIRKLVNGKRVFFMENLESDLFIEGFPGLQPFTRNRLRSYLKSDGESHANSYLLDAMLKVDNFPEKFIKFCDNYECCTDLRNLILEEVNRTSSRLNSTSAHTCSFNSRNISSEASNGEHTQATMAIHKQSEQENNLNQNEIACEMNLDAARNMKEELIMPSSNEALVLQEDHNKQKDDAPCTLMAGLNNNSQGANKLSMLDKELSDLTSAGSQGSDDSYYLTDSDTTDCVEPNHEIDSLKETVPKNISECDDDTQYMSTLNVSEKGNNSKINTAIAAGKLTNDDALSSGIHGEGLEKEKQSMAVLNISNSSAEDGSNSNFSLSVMSEKLEPCSQTEVKKLFDGHCEEKECLDDFSTFTDSILSDFPEILKETCEEPGVSERSEAAASSDSAISQNGIPLSQSLIRE, encoded by the exons ATGCTTATTTACAATTTACTATGTGAATTAGTGACGCTAGGACttagttgggttagagactaCTTAGAGACAGAAAATCAGTTGGTGAGAGGATTTCATAAGGGTAGGACGTATCTTATCCACAGAGACATCGACTGCGGCCTTTTTGCTGGATTAAATCTAGTTCATGAATTGTTCAACG ATATTATAACCATGGTCAGAGACAGGATTAATGATATCAGGAAATTAGTCAATGGaaaaagagtgttttttatggAAAATTTGGAGTCTGACCTTTTCATTGAAGGATTTCCTGGTCTTCAACCATTTACAAGA AATAGATTGAGATCTTATTTGAAATCTGATGGTGAATCTCATGCCAATTCTTATCTTCTTGATGCCATGTTGAAAGTGGACAATTTTCCTGAAAAGTTCATTAAGTTTTGTGATAACTATGAATGCTGCACTGATCTTAGAAATCTTATTTTGGAAGAAG tgAACAGAACTTCATCAAGACTGAATTCCACATCTGCTCATACATGCTCATTTAATTCAAGAAACATTTCTAGTGAAGCTTCTAATGGAGAGCACACTCAAGCCACTATGGCCATTCATAAACAAAGTGAAcaggaaaataatttaaatcagAATGAAATAGCTTGTGAAATGAATTTAGACGCTGCACGCAATATGAAGGAAGAACTAATAATGCCTAGCTCTAACGAAGCTCTTGTCCTTCAGGAGGATCATAATAAACAAAAGGATGATGCTCCATGCACTTTGATGGCAGGTTTAAATAATAACAGCCAAGGTGCTAATAAACTTTCAATGCTTGATAAGGAACTCAGTGATTTAACAAGTGCCGGTAGTCAAGGATCTGATGATTCATATTATTTGACAGACTCTGACACAACTGACTGTGTTGAACCAAACCATGAAATTGATAGCCTCAAAGAAACTGTCCCAAAAAATATATCTGAATGTGATGATGACACCCAATACATGTCAACATTAAATGTTTCAGAAAAAGGGAACAATTCTAAAATTAATACTGCCATTGCTGCTGGAAAACTGACAAATGATGATGCTTTATCCAGTGGCATCCACGGGGAAGGTCTAGAGAAAGAAAAGCAATCTATGGCTGTTCTCAATATTTCCAATAGTTCAGCAGAAGATGGATCAAATAGCAACTTTTCACTATCTGTGATGTCTGAAAAGCTGGAGCCATGTTCACAAACGGAAGTGAAAAAACTGTTTGATGGACACTGTgaagaaaaagaatgtttagATGATTTTTCCACATTTACAGATTCTATACTTAGTGATTTCCCAGAAATTCTTAAAGAGACTTGTGAAGAACCAGGTGTATCTGAGAGAAGTGAAGCTGCTGCTTCTTCTGATTCAGCCATTTCTCAGAATGGGATTCCTTTATCACAGTCTTTGATACGTGAATAG
- the LOC106078689 gene encoding uncharacterized protein LOC106078689 isoform X3 has translation MVRDRINDIRKLVNGKRVFFMENLESDLFIEGFPGLQPFTRNRLRSYLKSDGESHANSYLLDAMLKVDNFPEKFIKFCDNYECCTDLRNLILEEGINFLNRTSSRLNSTSAHTCSFNSRNISSEASNGEHTQATMAIHKQSEQENNLNQNEIACEMNLDAARNMKEELIMPSSNEALVLQEDHNKQKDDAPCTLMAGLNNNSQGANKLSMLDKELSDLTSAGSQGSDDSYYLTDSDTTDCVEPNHEIDSLKETVPKNISECDDDTQYMSTLNVSEKGNNSKINTAIAAGKLTNDDALSSGIHGEGLEKEKQSMAVLNISNSSAEDGSNSNFSLSVMSEKLEPCSQTEVKKLFDGHCEEKECLDDFSTFTDSILSDFPEILKETCEEPGVSERSEAAASSDSAISQNGIPLSQSLIRE, from the exons ATGGTCAGAGACAGGATTAATGATATCAGGAAATTAGTCAATGGaaaaagagtgttttttatggAAAATTTGGAGTCTGACCTTTTCATTGAAGGATTTCCTGGTCTTCAACCATTTACAAGA AATAGATTGAGATCTTATTTGAAATCTGATGGTGAATCTCATGCCAATTCTTATCTTCTTGATGCCATGTTGAAAGTGGACAATTTTCCTGAAAAGTTCATTAAGTTTTGTGATAACTATGAATGCTGCACTGATCTTAGAAATCTTATTTTGGAAGAAGGTATTAATTTTT tgAACAGAACTTCATCAAGACTGAATTCCACATCTGCTCATACATGCTCATTTAATTCAAGAAACATTTCTAGTGAAGCTTCTAATGGAGAGCACACTCAAGCCACTATGGCCATTCATAAACAAAGTGAAcaggaaaataatttaaatcagAATGAAATAGCTTGTGAAATGAATTTAGACGCTGCACGCAATATGAAGGAAGAACTAATAATGCCTAGCTCTAACGAAGCTCTTGTCCTTCAGGAGGATCATAATAAACAAAAGGATGATGCTCCATGCACTTTGATGGCAGGTTTAAATAATAACAGCCAAGGTGCTAATAAACTTTCAATGCTTGATAAGGAACTCAGTGATTTAACAAGTGCCGGTAGTCAAGGATCTGATGATTCATATTATTTGACAGACTCTGACACAACTGACTGTGTTGAACCAAACCATGAAATTGATAGCCTCAAAGAAACTGTCCCAAAAAATATATCTGAATGTGATGATGACACCCAATACATGTCAACATTAAATGTTTCAGAAAAAGGGAACAATTCTAAAATTAATACTGCCATTGCTGCTGGAAAACTGACAAATGATGATGCTTTATCCAGTGGCATCCACGGGGAAGGTCTAGAGAAAGAAAAGCAATCTATGGCTGTTCTCAATATTTCCAATAGTTCAGCAGAAGATGGATCAAATAGCAACTTTTCACTATCTGTGATGTCTGAAAAGCTGGAGCCATGTTCACAAACGGAAGTGAAAAAACTGTTTGATGGACACTGTgaagaaaaagaatgtttagATGATTTTTCCACATTTACAGATTCTATACTTAGTGATTTCCCAGAAATTCTTAAAGAGACTTGTGAAGAACCAGGTGTATCTGAGAGAAGTGAAGCTGCTGCTTCTTCTGATTCAGCCATTTCTCAGAATGGGATTCCTTTATCACAGTCTTTGATACGTGAATAG